Proteins encoded in a region of the Thunnus maccoyii chromosome 4, fThuMac1.1, whole genome shotgun sequence genome:
- the LOC121895189 gene encoding cytochrome P450 3A40-like, with protein MGYFPDFSIETWTLIAIVITLIAVYGYAPYGFFKKIGIHGPKPLPFIGTFLEYRKGVHNFDTECYKKYGKLWGLYDGRQPLLAVMDTAMIKTIFVKECYSVFTNRRDVGLNGPLSDAVSVVEDEEWKRMRSVLSPSFTSGRLKEMYSIMLQHSNNLIKSLQKKVEADEVIEVKEVFGPYSMDVVTSTAFSVDVDSINHPSDPFVLNIKRMVKFNFLNPLLVLVVLFPFLGPIFDKMNFSFFPAEVMDFFYNFLKTIKSDRNKNEHKNRVDFMQLMVDSQISENEKDNTSPQKGLTDHEILSQAMIFIFAGYETSSSTLCFIAHNLATHPHIQKTLQDEIDETFPEKGQPTYDSVMQMEYLNMVVNESMRLYPIANRLERMAKASVEVNGVTIPKGTTIMVPVYTLHRDPALWPEPEAFKPERFSKENKDNIDPYAFLPFGTGPRNCIGMRFALLMMKLALVEILQNFSFVTCKETMIPLELGNDGFTTPKTPIKLKLKLRETAADSPSS; from the exons GTATGGATATGCTCCATATGGCTTTTTCAAGAAAATAGGCATCCATGGACCCAAACCTTTGCCCTTTATTGGGACATTTCTGGAGTACAGAAAG GGTGTCCACAATTTTGACACAGAATGCTATAAGAAGTATGGAAAGTTGTGGGg GTTGTATGATGGCAGGCAGCCTCTATTGGCTGTTATGGACACAGCTATGATCAAAACAATCTTTGTTAAGGAGTGTTATTCTGTCTTCACCAACAGACGG GATGTGGGCCTAAATGGACCGTTAAGTGATGCTGTATCAGTAGTGGAAGATGAGGAATGGAAGAGGATGCGCAGTGTACTCTCTCCATCATTTACCAGCGGACGACTGAAAGAG ATGTACTCAATAATGTTGCAGCACTCAAACAATCTGATCAAGAGTCTTCAGAAGAAAGTAGAGGCGGACGAAGTCATTGAGGTTAAAGA AGTATTTGGACCTTACAGTATGGATGTAGTGACCAGCACTGCCTTCAGTGTCGACGTCGATTCCATCAACCATCCTTCTGATCCATTTGTATTGAACATTAAGCGAATGGTCAAGTTCAACTTCCTGAATCCCTTGCTTGTGCTTGTTG TTCTGTTTCCATTTTTGGGGCCAATATTTGATAAGATGAATTTTTCCTTCTTCCCTGCTGAAGTGATGGATTTCTTCTACAACTTTCTGAAGACAATCAAATCAGACCGGAATAAGAATGAACACAAA AACCGAGTGGACTTCATGCAGTTGATGGTGGACTCTCAGATTTCAGAGAACGAGAAAGACAATACGAGCCCCCAAAAAG GGCTAACTGATCATGAGATCCTTTCTCAGGCCATGATATTCATTTTTGCTGGCTATGAAACCAGTAGCAGCACACTGTGCTTCATAGcccacaacctggcaacccaccCTCACATCCAAAAGACCCTGCAAGACGAGATTGATGAAACTTTTCCAGAGAAG GGTCAGCCAACCTATGACAGCGTGATGCAGATGGAGTACCTGAACATGGTGGTGAATGAGTCAATGAGACTTTACCCTATTGCTAATCGCCTCGAAAGGATGGCAAAGGCTTCTGTGGAAGTTAATGGTGTGACTATCCCTAAGGGAACTACCATCATGGTACCAGTTTACACTCTCCACCGTGACCCTGCTTTATGGCCTGAACCTGAGGCCTTCAAACCTGAAAG GTTCAGCAAAGAGAACAAAGACAACATAGATCCATATGCCTTCCTGCCATTTGGAACAGGACCAAGAAACTGTATTGGCATGCGATTTGCACTGTTGATGATGAAGTTAGCCCTAGTGGAGATCCTTCAGAACTTTAGTTTTGTCACCTGCAAGGAGACAATG ATTCCATTGGAGCTGGGAAATGATGGATTTACGACACCAAAGACTCCCATCAAACTGAAGCTGAAGCTGAGAGAAACTGCCGCCGATTCTccttcaagctaa